Genomic window (Mycolicibacterium smegmatis):
GTTGCGCCGACGCGGCGTGAGCAGCAGCTCCGGCGGCTGCGGCGGGGCACTCGCTGGTGAGCTCGTCATGACGTCCTTTCACGCATCCGGCAAACCGCCGGCTCGATATGGAGTCATATCGTTAGTTCAGCTATGGAAGTTACAGCACGCATGACACCGCCCCGGGCAACCGGCGGTCTACCGGCTACCCGAGGCGGTGATGGGCGAAACCGAGCGAGTTCTCGGTCAGGCGCTACCCGGAGGCCGGGAAACGCATTGCGCGGCATAGAGCGCGTCGCCGAGCTTGTCCATGAGCTGCAGTTGGGTCTCGAGGTAGTCGATGTGCGTCTCCTCGTCGGCGAGGATCTGCTCGAGGAGCCGGGCCGACGTCGCATCCTGCTTCTCGCGGCACAGCACGATGCCGGGCTTCAGACGCTCGAGCACCTCGTACTCGATCGCCAGGTCGGCCTCGAATTGTTCACGGAGCGTCTGACCCACGCGCAGCGAAAACAAGCGCTGGTAATTCGGCAACCCGTCGAGCAGCAGAATTCGATCGGTGATCGTTTCCGCGTGCCGCATTTCTTCGAACGATTCGGCACGCGTATGTTCGGCCAGTTCGGTGAATCCCCAGTTGTCCTGCATTTTGGAATGAAGAAAATACTGGTTGATGGCCGTCAGTTCGCTCGTCAATTGCTCGTTGAGCAATTTCAGAACATCCGGGTCCCCTTGCATGGTCACTCCTAGACACCTTGAGGGCTGATCAAGTGGTGCTGTTTTGCCGTGCACTCTCAATGTAGTGCAGAAAGCCCTTTGTGAGGCAACGCTTAACGCCGTTGTCGGCGAGTCCCGGCCGCGGTGCGCGGTCACCGGACGGCGCGCGACTGGGCCGAGAGGGCTGTGGCCACGAAGGCTGGACTGCCTTGCCTAAGTAAGGTTAGACTCCGCTAACCATGACTCAGGCAGGTGTGGAAAGGCCCGGTGAATGAGCGAGTACGATTTGCACTCGCTCATCCTTGCCTGCGATTTCCGCGTCGATGATGTCGACGACATGTGGAAATGGATGAACAAACACCGCGACGGCCTCAAATCGATCGGGGCGCACCATGTGGTGCTCTACAAATCGATCTGGGAACCGGGCCGCGTCCTTGTGACCATCGGCATCCGGCAGGCACGTTCGATACGCGAATTGCTGCGATCGCCCGAAATCTTCGAATGGTTCGACAAGTCCGGCGTCCAAGACATACCTCCCATTTTCGGCGGCGAGGTGGTCGAGAAAATCGACCTCGGTGAACCGACCCCGGAAACGCACGTCGCCGGTGTCATCGTCGGCGCGGTCGCACCCGTCGACGACGTCTCCACACTCATGCGGAAAGTGCACGACGGCCTCGCGCGATTCGCCGGCAGCGGCATCCGCAAGATCTGGGTCTACCGGGCGCTCGACGACGGCAACGAGGTCATGATCCTGCAGGAGATCGAGAACGAGGTCAGCGCACGCCAGTGGATCTCGCATCCCGACGCGGCCGCGGAGTGGATGACCAACGCCGGATTCGGCCCGTACCCCAGCCTGTTCGTCGGGAAGCTGGCGCACATCATGACCGTCGAAGGGCAGGTGTAGCGGTCATGTTCGTCTGCCTGTGCACCGGCACCACCAGCCACGTGGTCAACGAGATCGTGGCGGGCGGCGCGACCACCTCGAAGGAGGTGGCCGAGGCGTGTGGGGCCGGCGGTGACTGCGGCCGCTGCAGGCGCACCATCCGCGCGATCATCTCCGCGCATCTGGGCGGCCACACGGCACACCACAACGGCTGCCCGACGCGCGCGAGCGGTTAGCTGCCTGCCGCACCCTTGCGGCCGGTGAACGCCGCGAGCGCCTCAGCGTTGGCCGCGGCGCCCACGAGCTCGACGAACAACTCGCTCTCGCGGCGGGTGGCCGCCGCGATGGCCTCACGCACCGGGGCGACCATTGTCTTCTTGACCGCCTGCAGGCTGGTAACCGGTTTGGCGGCAAGGATTTCGGCGTGCCTGCGGGCCTCGGTGAGCAGATCGCCCGGTGTGCAGACCTTGAACACCAGGCCCATCTCCTTGGCCTCCGCGGCGCTGATCCACTCCGAGGACATCAGCAGCCAGGCCGCGTTCTGCCTGCCGATCAGGCGCGGCATGAGATAGGACGACGCCGCCTCCGGCGCCACCCCCAGGCTGGTGAACGGGCATTTGAGCCGCGCGGTGTCGGCCATGAACACCAGGTCGGCGAAACCGAGGATCGTCGCGCCGATCCCCACGCCCACGCCGTTGACCGCACACAGCAACGGCTTGGGGAAATCGGCGAGCGCCTCGATCATGCCGTAGAACCCGTGCTCCCCCGGTGTGAAATCCGGGTTGGCGATCCGTGTCTGCATCTCGACCAGGTCGTTGCCCGACGAGAATGCCCGTCCGGCGCCGGTGAGCAGGACCACCGAGACCTCCGGATCCCCGCCCGCGGCCAGCAGGGCGTCGGTCACCTCGTCGTAGAGCGCTTCGTTGAACGCATTGAGCGCGTCGGGACGGTTGAGGGTGAGCGTGCGAACCCGGTTGCTGTCGTCGATCTGCAGGTTCAACGTTTCTCCTCGGGTGGGCTCGTCGACGGCTGAAGAATCGGTGCCTGTGAAGCAGCAGCCTAACTAGAACACGTTTCACTCGCGGCGGCGGGTGCGGAGAACGGCGAGCGCCAGACATAGCGACTCGTCGGCACCGTGTCGATGTTGCTGCTCGCGCCGAACGCGTCGGTGCTCGCCACCATGGCCTGCATGCGCCGGGACAGGTCCTCGTCGTCGGCCGCGCCGAAGAACGCGTGCAGATCCGCCACGGCCTGCGGTGGGAACAACTCCTCGACGATCCCGTCGATCGCCGGTGCGTCCGCGGTGAGCGCGCGCACCACGGTGTTCTGGACATAGCCGAACGTGGCCTGGGTTTCGATGGCCACCGGGGTGTGGTCGACGTGCCAGCGGTGCAGCCAGGTCGCGGCGTCGAGGTCGGGGGGCCTGCGCAGCAGCGCGATGTTGGCCAACGCGTCGGTACGGCGCCCCGGCGTCAGGCCCGCCCGGAGGTCCGGTGGCGGCAGCGGCTCCGATTCGGTCACCAGATACGCTGCGGCCGAGTCGCATTCGGCACCGAGGAGGTCAAGCGCGGCACGCAGCTGTTCTCCGTGATACTGCTGCACCCATACGCTGGCGAGTGCCACGACCGGAGGATCGAGCGTCGTCAGGGTCATCAGCGAATCGCGCACCGGTGCGTCACGGATGTTGAGAACCAAGCCGGGAAGCCCGATTTCGAGCAGTTCGGCGCTGACGTCTTGGACCATCCGCGCACACCAGGCGTCGTCAGCGCGCGCGGACCGCATTGTCACGATGACCTTTTCCACGCTGCGAACCTAGCCCACCGCGCCGCGTGAGCGCCGATGCCCCACTTCCGGTCGCGCTCAGGCGAGAATGGTCACGTGCAGACGGGCGGACCAGCAGCCGACGCTTTGCGGTTGAGCACGCCAGACCCCGGTGCGGTGGCGCGCAGCCTCGTCGGTGCCCTGGCGATGACCGCGGCGGCCCTGGCGCTGGCATCCCCGCCCGCAGCGATGTGGACGCTGGGCGCCGGGGTGATCGCAGGTGCGGTCGCGCTGCAGCGCAGCCCCGGCGGTCGAGTACCGCTGGTGGTGACGGCGTCGCTGGAGATGGCCATCGTCGTGGCGCTCGCGGTACTGACCGGATCGCACGACGTCGTGTTCGTACTCGCGGTGGCCGCATGGTGTTTCGCGGCGGGCATGCAGTGGTCAGTCGGGGCGAACGCCGGGTTGATCGCCTCGGCGGCGAGTTCGTTGCTGGTGATCGCACCTCCCGACGGGCACGCGACGGCGCCGACCGCTTTCGACGGGCTGCTGGCACCGTTGCTGGTCTTCGGTGCGGGCGTGCTGCAGGCCGTGCTGATCGCGACCCTGCCGCCGCACCGCTGGCGGGTGCAGCGAGAGGGCCTCACCCGCGCGTACCGTTCGCTGGCGACCGACGCGCGCAACGTGGCCGCCGACCGCTCGGCCGACGTGGACGACGCACCGCTGACCTGGCTGCGTGAGGTGTTCGCCGACAGGGAGGCCGCCCAGCGGTCGCGAGCCAACTACGGCGGGTACCAGGTCCCCGAGCGCATCGCGGTGACACTCGCCGAGTTGCGCGCGGCGTACGCCGAGCCCGCATCGGACGCCCCGGGTGTGCCCCGGCTGCTGGCGGCCGCGGCCGCGCTGCTCGACGCGATCGCCGACCAGGGACACACCGCGCGCCGCGACGCCGAGCATGCCCTCGTGCGGGTCGACAGCGCGGTGGCCGCGGTCGACGGCCCGGAAAAGGCGCTCGCGCAACGCCTCGGCGACCTATTGCGCGAGGCGGCCGTGCTGCGGTTCGGTCAGCTGCACCGACCCGACCTGATCGGCTCGCTGGCGTCGGCGCCTTCGGTCGTCCGGTCACACCTGAGGTGGACCTCACCGATCCTGCGGCACGCCGTGCGGCTTTCGGCGGCCACCGCACTCGCCGCGGTGGCCGCGCGGTTCGGCGGTGTCGAACACGGCCACTGGATCGCGCTGACCGTTCTGGTGGTGCTGCGGCCCGAGACCGCGCACACCTACACCCGGTGCGCGGGCCGCATCGCGACACTGGCCGCGGGTGTCACGGTCGCCTCCGGGCTGACCCTGATGTGGCAGCCCGAGGCACTTCCCGCGGCGGCGTGCGCGCTGGCCCTCGTGGCGCTGGGCTACTGGCTGTCGCGGTTCGGTTATCTCGCGGTCGGCGTACCGCTCGGGGCCGCGCTGATGTTCTTCCTCGGTGTCGGCGGCGCCGCCGAATGGTCGGGTCTCGCCGACCGTCTCGTCGAGATCCTGATCGGCGGCGGGCTGGCGGTGATGGCACATGTGGCGCTGCCCGACCACGGGCTCATCCGGTTACGGCAACGTGCCGGCGAGCTGCTGATGACCGAGATCGACTACGCGGCAATGGTGGTGCGCGCGTTCGTGCACGAGATCGACCATCCCGCCGAGGCGCTGTCGGCGGCATGGCAGCGCGCGTTTCGGGCCAGGGCCGCGTTCGAGGCGGCCTGGGGCGCCGCGCGGCTGGACTCGCCGACGCTGCGCCGGTGGCTGCGGTCCTACCGCACCGCGCTCAACTCGGTCACCAGTGCGTGTACGACGCTGGAGAACAATCTGCCGACGCATCCGTCGTCGGCGCTGCACCCCGATTTCGTGGCCGCCGTCGACGACTACGTGACCGCGCTGCGCGGTGCGCCGCCGAGCCCGGCCGTGCCGTGGAGCCTCGACACCGGCGAACTGGCCGCGGCACTGCGGCGCGTGCAGGAGGTGGCGTCGACGCTGGCCGCGGACAACGGGGCCGCCCGCATCCTCGTCGGTGAGCTGTCGACCATCACGCGCAGCCTGATCGGCATCTCGATCGACCGGGTCACCCCGGCCGGCGAGTCGTCGTGATTTCCGGTGTGGGCGTCAGCCGCGCGCCCACTTCGGCGGGATGAACACGCCCTCGGCTTCGGCCGTGATGCCCGCGGCGTCGCGAACATGGCCGACGGCAAAGGTTTTGATGCCGTCGGTGCGGGTGATCCACCCCTCGGCCCGCAGGTCGCCGAGCGGCGTGGCGCGCAGGTAGCGGATGGTCAGTGTCCCGGTGAACCGCGGCGTGAGCGGATCGTTGGCCGCCACCTCGCCGAGCACATGGTCGAGGACCATGGCCACGATGCCGCCGTGGACGTGGCCCGGCGGGCCTTCGTAGGCCGCACCGAGGTGGAAATCCGTGGACATCACGCCGTCGTCGTGACGGACCATCCGCAGGGGCGGCGCGATCGCGTTGCGGATCCCGATCGCCGGGTTGCCCCACGGCATGCGGTCACCGTCGGAGGTGATGCGCACGCCGAACGGGCCGTCGATCTGCCTGGCGCGCAGGAGTTCGGTCGCGGCCTCGATGTGCGCCTTGGCGGCTGCGACGTCGTCGGCGTCCACCTCCGAACGGATTGTCGCGTCGACGAGTTCGCGCACCGACTGCGCCAACGGTTCGTAGGTCGCCCGCAACCGTTGCACGTCCGCCGAACTGAGTCCTTCGACATGGGTGAAGCCCGCCATGCAGAAAACTAGAACACGTTCACTTCGACGGTGTCGAGTCACCCCCCTGCGCTGAGGGTCACGGCGGTCACACGCCGGTTACCACGTGTCTTAGATAACCTATGCAATCGTGGTCACCTGTCTACGAAGTCGTCTAGGCTCATGACCCGTGGCAGCACGCACGCACAGCGCCGACCCCCGGGCCGAACGGGTCCGCACCCGCCTGCACGAGGCGGCGTTCGCCCTCGCACACGAACGGCCGGTCGACGAGCTCACCGTGAGCGACATCGTCGGACGCGCGGGCGTCAGCCGGCAGGTGTTCTACCAGCACTTCGGCGACCGCGACGAGGCGGTCGCCGCGGCGTTCGCGACCGAGTTCACGCGCGCGATCGACGGTCTGCGCGGCGACCCGCGCGCCCGCATCGTCCGGTTGTTCGATTTCGCAGGCGAACACCGCGCGATGTACCGCAACGTGGTGCCGAGTGCGGTCACCCAGCGTGTGGTCAACGCGTTCCGCGACGAACTCACCCCGGCCTGCGCCGAGATCGCCGAACAGGGCATGACCGTGGTCGCGCCGATCGCCGGACTCTCACCCGAGGCCGTCACCCGCTTCCTCGTGGGCGGCTTCGTCGAGGTGCTGCGCAGCTGGATGGAAGACCCCGACGCGGGTGACGCCCGCGACCTGCGCGACCGGGTCGCCGCGGCGTTCGACACCGTCAACTCCCTTTTGACCCTGAACTTCTGACCCTCCCCCGCCATAGACCAGAAAGGTTGTGCGCAATGGGCAGACACCATGCTCCCGAAGACCGCCGGGCCGCGACGACGCGCCCGGTGACCCGCATCCAGATCCGCCACATCGCGATCGTGATGACCGCTCTGGCCATGGGCGTGCTCGCGATGATCGCGAGCTATTCCGGCGCGTTCGCCAAGCCCACACTGCACCACATGACCGTCGCCGTGGCCGCGCCCACACAGCTCGTCGACCAACTGCGCGAACAAGATTCGCTGTCGGTCACCGACGTCCCCGACGAGGCCGCGGCCCGTGCACAGGTGCTGCAGCGCGACGCCGACGCCGCACTGGTCGTGGCCGCCCCCGACCGCCTCGACATCTACGTGGCCGGCGGCGGCGGGCGCAGCGTCGCCACCGCCGCGGAGTCCGTCGGCCGCGCGGCCGCCGAGCAGGCCGGTCTGGTCCCGGCCGTCACCGACATCGCCCCCACGTCGCCAGGCAATCCGTCCGGCACCGTCGAGTTCTACGCGATCATCTTCATCTCGCTTGGCGCGTCGGTGGGCGCGGCGGCGTTCGGATACCTCGCGGGCCCGGTACGCCGGCCCATGACGCTGGCACTGCGCACCGTGACCCTCGCGGCCTACTCGGCGCTGCTGGCGGGCCTGGTCACCGTCTACGTCGACCCGGTGCTCGATGCGCTCGTCGGCCACCCCTGGCAGGTGTTCGGTGTGCTGTGGCTCTACTGTTTGGCCGTCGGCGGTGCCGTCACGGGCGTGTCGGCCGCGTTCGGCCCGGTCGCATCACTGATGCTGACGGCTTTTCTGGTGATCGTGGGGAACGCCGCGGCGGCCGGACCGGTGGGCAGACCCCTCCTGTCGAGCTTCTACTCGACCTTCAACCTCATCGTGCCGCAGGGCTCCGGGGTGTCGCTGCTGCGCAGCGTCGAGTACTTCGACGGCAACGGCGCGGCACAGCCCCTCCTCACCCTGGCGGTGTGGGCCGCTGCGGGGTGCGTGCTGGCGGTGCTCGGCACCGCGGCCCGCTCGACCCGCGTGCGGAATTCGGCTCTGCGCGTTGCAAGACGATGCGCCCCCGGCCGTGGCCCGATCTATCGTGGACGACATGACGGGAGCCGCTCCGAACGACCCCTACTACCGGCTGGGGTCCTATCACCGGCCGACTGACACCCCGTCGGCCGAGGCCCAGGTGTGGTTCGACCGCGGCATGGTGTGGGCCTACGCGTTCAACCACGGAGAAG
Coding sequences:
- a CDS encoding FUSC family protein; translated protein: MPHFRSRSGENGHVQTGGPAADALRLSTPDPGAVARSLVGALAMTAAALALASPPAAMWTLGAGVIAGAVALQRSPGGRVPLVVTASLEMAIVVALAVLTGSHDVVFVLAVAAWCFAAGMQWSVGANAGLIASAASSLLVIAPPDGHATAPTAFDGLLAPLLVFGAGVLQAVLIATLPPHRWRVQREGLTRAYRSLATDARNVAADRSADVDDAPLTWLREVFADREAAQRSRANYGGYQVPERIAVTLAELRAAYAEPASDAPGVPRLLAAAAALLDAIADQGHTARRDAEHALVRVDSAVAAVDGPEKALAQRLGDLLREAAVLRFGQLHRPDLIGSLASAPSVVRSHLRWTSPILRHAVRLSAATALAAVAARFGGVEHGHWIALTVLVVLRPETAHTYTRCAGRIATLAAGVTVASGLTLMWQPEALPAAACALALVALGYWLSRFGYLAVGVPLGAALMFFLGVGGAAEWSGLADRLVEILIGGGLAVMAHVALPDHGLIRLRQRAGELLMTEIDYAAMVVRAFVHEIDHPAEALSAAWQRAFRARAAFEAAWGAARLDSPTLRRWLRSYRTALNSVTSACTTLENNLPTHPSSALHPDFVAAVDDYVTALRGAPPSPAVPWSLDTGELAAALRRVQEVASTLAADNGAARILVGELSTITRSLIGISIDRVTPAGESS
- a CDS encoding EthD domain-containing protein translates to MEKVIVTMRSARADDAWCARMVQDVSAELLEIGLPGLVLNIRDAPVRDSLMTLTTLDPPVVALASVWVQQYHGEQLRAALDLLGAECDSAAAYLVTESEPLPPPDLRAGLTPGRRTDALANIALLRRPPDLDAATWLHRWHVDHTPVAIETQATFGYVQNTVVRALTADAPAIDGIVEELFPPQAVADLHAFFGAADDEDLSRRMQAMVASTDAFGASSNIDTVPTSRYVWRSPFSAPAAASETCSS
- a CDS encoding PaaI family thioesterase translates to MAGFTHVEGLSSADVQRLRATYEPLAQSVRELVDATIRSEVDADDVAAAKAHIEAATELLRARQIDGPFGVRITSDGDRMPWGNPAIGIRNAIAPPLRMVRHDDGVMSTDFHLGAAYEGPPGHVHGGIVAMVLDHVLGEVAANDPLTPRFTGTLTIRYLRATPLGDLRAEGWITRTDGIKTFAVGHVRDAAGITAEAEGVFIPPKWARG
- a CDS encoding enoyl-CoA hydratase/isomerase family protein — translated: MNLQIDDSNRVRTLTLNRPDALNAFNEALYDEVTDALLAAGGDPEVSVVLLTGAGRAFSSGNDLVEMQTRIANPDFTPGEHGFYGMIEALADFPKPLLCAVNGVGVGIGATILGFADLVFMADTARLKCPFTSLGVAPEAASSYLMPRLIGRQNAAWLLMSSEWISAAEAKEMGLVFKVCTPGDLLTEARRHAEILAAKPVTSLQAVKKTMVAPVREAIAAATRRESELFVELVGAAANAEALAAFTGRKGAAGS
- a CDS encoding fatty-acid-CoA ligase FadD16, translating into MSEYDLHSLILACDFRVDDVDDMWKWMNKHRDGLKSIGAHHVVLYKSIWEPGRVLVTIGIRQARSIRELLRSPEIFEWFDKSGVQDIPPIFGGEVVEKIDLGEPTPETHVAGVIVGAVAPVDDVSTLMRKVHDGLARFAGSGIRKIWVYRALDDGNEVMILQEIENEVSARQWISHPDAAAEWMTNAGFGPYPSLFVGKLAHIMTVEGQV
- a CDS encoding TetR/AcrR family transcriptional regulator translates to MAARTHSADPRAERVRTRLHEAAFALAHERPVDELTVSDIVGRAGVSRQVFYQHFGDRDEAVAAAFATEFTRAIDGLRGDPRARIVRLFDFAGEHRAMYRNVVPSAVTQRVVNAFRDELTPACAEIAEQGMTVVAPIAGLSPEAVTRFLVGGFVEVLRSWMEDPDAGDARDLRDRVAAAFDTVNSLLTLNF
- the bfr gene encoding bacterioferritin encodes the protein MQGDPDVLKLLNEQLTSELTAINQYFLHSKMQDNWGFTELAEHTRAESFEEMRHAETITDRILLLDGLPNYQRLFSLRVGQTLREQFEADLAIEYEVLERLKPGIVLCREKQDATSARLLEQILADEETHIDYLETQLQLMDKLGDALYAAQCVSRPPGSA
- a CDS encoding (2Fe-2S)-binding protein, with translation MFVCLCTGTTSHVVNEIVAGGATTSKEVAEACGAGGDCGRCRRTIRAIISAHLGGHTAHHNGCPTRASG